From the genome of Triticum aestivum cultivar Chinese Spring chromosome 1A, IWGSC CS RefSeq v2.1, whole genome shotgun sequence:
ATGAATTGGATTTGTAGCTTAATGAAAGACGTTTTTGCAGCTTAGTCTTAGTACTATCTAATCCATTAGATTTGTAGCTTAGTCTTAGTACTATCTATGGGACATATAACAAACAATATGCGAAATAATAATCAAATGAGACAAGATAGTTACCAGATTGGGTCTTGGGGTCTAGGGTTGATTTGCGAGGAGAGGCGCTGCATGAGAAGCATGTACTTGCGACTCATCCTGCGCGGAACATCGTAGGTGGTAACCATGCCATGCACCTTGTCGAACAGCTCCTCTTTGGCCTCCTCGATCTCCGCCACGCGGGCCGCCGCGTCCCTCATCTCCTCCGGGCTGCAGGGCTTGCTGTGGGCGAGCCGCCGCCTTCCCTCCGCCACGGGCGCTCGCCGGAGCAGAGCGCCaccgccgaggccgaggccgaatctcatcgccgccgccatcgactTCTTCACTTGATGCCAGATGATCCAATCAATCGATTCTACTCCAGTATATATATCAGATCAGAGGGAGGTGCCTTCGTTCCTGTCTGCAACACGAAGCTCTTTTTTTTTGGGGGATCTGCACGAAGCTCTTTTTCCCTTGCTCGCTCGCCTCAGGTATACTCCAGCCCAAGGCCCAACCCACATATCCACTTTGGCCTTTTTCAGTCCTCCCCTCAAAAGAAAAAAAGGTGATTCGAGCTTGGGGATGAACACGTGCGAGGTCGAGGAGATGCTAAAGGAGTTAGGGGCTCTCCGGAGAGGATCTCGACGACGTTGTGGTTGATGATGAGGAGGCGATTCCAGAAAGGACGACGCGGTGGATGGCCATAGCCCAAGTTCatatgaaaagaaaaaaaactattgcCATTTTTTTGCGGGGTAACTATTGCCATTTTTGGTTCTTTAAGAACATGAGGGTAGCCTGGGACCTGGACAAGGAGGTGACGATTCGGTGGGCAACTTGTACACGTTGCAGTTCTCCCGTCTTTGGGATTTGGAGAGAGTGATGGAGGAGGGGCCTTGGACTTTCCCCGGCAACGCTGTCATGTTGGCACCTTATGATGGCTTCACCAGACTATCTTCCTTTGCCCTAATTAAGATACTCTTGAAATATGGATACAAATCCACGACCTCCCAAATAGATACTACCCGCTACTGAAATCCTTGGCAGCAAAGGTTGGGGAATATGTCTATCCTGAGCCGGAATCCCACGACTTCGAGGGAAACCTTTTCAGGGTGCGAGTTAGGATTAATGTTGTTACTCTTGTTAAGGGGAAGAAGCAGGAGGTGTTCATTGTCAGGTATGAGTGTCTTCCGGACTTGTGTGCTGTGTGTGGATATCTCGGCCATGGCTTCAAAGAATGTAGTGATGGAGTACACCCTCCTTCAGTGCTTGTGTTGAAAATTATCTCACCAAAATTAGGCCTCCTTAATTTTAGGCAACAAAATGACCAAAATTTATCCTCGATAGGTCAAGTTGGCATGCGTGAAAAAAATCGAACAACTCAATAAGGTCGGACTTGGTAATGTCCTAGAAGTTCTGATAAAAATCTACGGGGAAACCATTAGGACCTGGAGCTTTGTTATGTTCAATTTGGAACACTGCAACTTTGATCTCCTCTTCGGAGAAAGGTGTCGTGAGTATGCCATTTTCTTCCTCGTGACTTAAGGGATGTCATCCGTTCGATCTTCATCGAGGGTAAAATTCCTTGCCTCCGAAGCCCCAAATAGAGACTTGTAGTATCTCGTTATATATCGCTTTAACTCTTCTTGGCCCTCGATCTGTCCCTCATCTAGTTGGAGGCTAAAATACACTTCTTCCTATGTCGCTCATTAGCGAACATTTGGAAGTAATGTGTATTGTTGTCTCTGACCAGGATGAAATCGACTTTGGATCTTCGGTACCATTTGATTTCGTCCTCTCTCAACAGATGCACAATTTTCTCATTGGCTTGATTTTTCATCACAGTCTCTTGTTGAGGCAAAGTGTGAGTCTCTGTGATTTTATCGAGATCATCAATAATGGCAGCAAgtcatttcttttctttcttatacATACCACTGATGTGCTTCACCCATCCAGAAAGGAACTACCTTGCGGCATGGATTTTAGAATTCCATCTCTTAATGGACGTGCTTCCAGTTGTGCGGCTTTACTGAACATTCTTGATTATGTTTGCAATGCCTTCCCGATGTAACCAagttaattcaaatttgaatggtCGGCGAGCATGTGGGGAGACATCAGAGTTAGAATGAAGAGTAATAGATGCATGGTCTGAAAGTGTCTCAATACGCTCTAGGGCACACACAGTTGGCAATGAGAATTTTAATTCCCACTCAGTATCCATAAGCACCTGATCGAGTTTCTCGTATGTCGGCACCAAACAATTATTAGCCCAAGTGTACTGTCATCCCCACATCTTGGCTTCCCTTAAATTCAAACTGTCAATATCAACGTTGAATAAGAAGTCTAGTCGAAGCGGTCATTATTTTTCTCTTCCTCATACCATATGTTATTAAAGTCCCCCAATAACCAGGGGATGTGGATTATCTTTTCTTTAGAAGAGGGGTGTGGATTATCCTTTTCCGGGTTCACCAATTCCCGTAGGAAGGCGGGTTTCATTCCCATCTCGGGCAGCCCATAGATTGCCACCAGCCCATGACATTTTCCCCCTCGCGCTGCATCCCTCTCCCACCTGAGTGTGTGCTCCCTGCACAGGGCCCAAAGCTCCCGCCGCTATGGTCACCGTCACCGCCTCGCCATCGTGGCCAACGACGTCACAGATGCACAATACCATGTCCAGAATCTGAGAGTCTTCCTTCTCGTCACCCTCGTGGAAGGAATCGGTCAGGGAACGCCTCTTCTTACCCGATGTCGTTTGACATCGCCTTCATCGTTTTGCTGcctctcccaccgccgccgccctagccTCACAATCATCTCCGCTTCatttgccctctgattttgatctGCTATATTTATCACCGTCGTCTCGCCAAGATTTTGTTAACTAAATAGGGAGGTGCACTCCAGGCTCGCGTGATTTAACTGATCACGAATGAGATCATAATTCATAAACAGTGTTCACCGCTCTATTTATTTGCTCGAGCGGTGAGAGAGGCGGAACACGAAGGCTCTGTTCGCTCGCTCGCCCCCACCCCGCCGGCGATGGACAAACCCCCGACCCCCTTCTCCTCCAGCCCCTCCAGTTCcttcttccctgccgccgccgctggcgtGGTCCGTCGGGCCCCGTCCGTGCGGCACTGGCGGCGGCGGGCCTTTCCTTCCCCGCACGTGTAGGGGACGCGGGGCCCCCCTGATggtggcgccgctcctcggctggcGGCGGTGTGGTTCGGCGGCAGGGTTCCCGTGGGCCTCGAGCGCCCTTGACACGACGGCGTGGTCTCGTTGGCTGCGGGGCGGCGTGGTGTGCTGCTTGCTCGCGAAGCctgctcggcccagatctgggccctttcgggccccatctgggcgggtgcgggccggcggttcgggcgcggctccctggtggtggtggagaggcgtCAGTGCCTGCGGGTGGTGACGGCTCCGGCGGTCGGCGTGCTGCAGCGTGGCAGCAGGAACTGTCCAGACCCTTTGGGATCCGTCCGGGCCTGTGGAGGCCTGGTAAGTCCCTGTCGCTGCGTCCGGTCGgctcggggcggcggtggaggttgtcccctcctgTCGGCTGCGTTGCGGTTGTCCCCGAGCCCGTTGTCTCCTTGTTCTCCCTAGAGGTCTCATGTTGGTTGCCTCAGTGAGACGGCGAAGTTGGTTCGGTGACCGTGGTGGCACAGGCTGGTGGGCGGCATGTTGGGTGGTGCACTTCCAATCGTCCGGGGTGGCGGTGGTTGTTTCGGGGTGGGAGAAATCCCTGGCGGTGCGGCTACGCCCGCGGGCTCCGCTGAACCTTCATGAGGGGCGTCGGTGATACCCCTTCCTCACTGCCaaccgcgtaccgggggaaactctaggacttgtccgggcagcagTGGCGTTGTCGTCGCTTTCCTTCccgaaggtgttgcttggtacgcgaGGCTTCGGAGTGCTAGGAGTGCGGTGGAACTTCTCCGGAGGGTGCAACAGATGTCGGCCGTCCTTGCTTCGTTGATCTGTcggtgtcggcatttgtttctctttctttctctcgttttttttggggtttgtttgtgCTGCGCTCCAGCAAACTGGTTGTATATGAtagttgctttataatataaaatgAAGGAAATCCTTTATCATCATTTGTCTGCTCTAGCTAGAGGCCATCATCTCCGGCCGGCCAAGTTCCCTGTCACCAATTTGCACTTGTTTTTTGCACGCGGCTGGTTGTGGACGTCCAGCCATGTTGTCGATTGGTTGATTCACACCATGCATGTTCATTTCACTTCACTTCAGTTGGTTGGTACTGAAATTTAAGCACAACTTTCTGTAGGAAAGCTTGTTTTGCAAGCTATTTATTTCATTTCACTTCAGTTGGTTGGTACTGAAATTTAAGCACAACTTTATGTAGGAAAGCCCTGCTCGTTCAAGTTCAAGTTCAGTTGCGATAATTAATAGCCAGTGGAGGAATGTACTCCccccgtctcataatataagatcgttttgcaagctaggatcttatattatgggaggaGGGAATACCAATGTTGATGTGTGTGTGTTGCAGCCAGCGGACCAAGGTGGTGAGATTTTTTTATGTGTGATTTAAATAGACATACATTTTTTCACAAATAAATTGTCCAAGGTGAATTATTGCCAATGTCTCTTCCCAAGAATCATGATGGACAAACTGACAATTCAAAAGGACCGGATCCAACtttatgttagacttatatgtgcaATTCAAAAGGACGGTCTAACTATATCGAAGTTAGAAATCCTTTTATTCTCATCATCATACGCACGACCTTCCTCAAGTGTCGAAGTACGCCCGGAACTTCTCCACCACCAGCCAAGGGCTCGTCAGGGTTTTGTACAGACTTATATGTGCAATAATGGATTGATATTCACGGATTTGCTTGCTTCTGTTTTGTGCTCTCAAAACATGCTTGTGCAGCTGGTTCATAATCAGTTCATATCTGAGACAAAATTTAGGGAGGGTGTCTGATTTCATTGGATCTTTTACAGTGTTTCCCAAGTGGGATGAGCATAGAGCTAGAGGTACCATAGCATTACAATGTACTAGACACTCTTTAGTATGTAACTTTAGAGTAAAACTATCGGTTATGTGCAGAACTTAGTGTAGAACATTTTTCTTTTGCCGACATGGTAAAGTAGAACAAGAGACTGATGGCCCTTACGCAATTTCAGCTAGGCGAACCAGCAGCTGGTGTTCCGATGAGGAAGTTGTGATACACTGACTTCATACTTGATGTTTACTGAATTTGAAAGAGTCGTACGGCTCGTCATTGGAAGAGGCAACATTTgttgagtactccctccgttcacttttgtaagtcgtttcagacaactcaaAATAGGCTGTTTTGAGCATTGTCTGAAATGttttcaaggtcttataaaagtgaacagaagGAGTAGTAAATAAAGCAGTTGCACACCTAGCATAGCCCTGGTATAAATACGAGTGCAGACAAGAGTCGAACAAGTAGAAATCGTTGGACAAAAAGATAGATAGACCGTCCAAACATATAATAGCACTTAGTTGGTAGCCAAGCAAAGCTAATTAACATAAACCTCATGACAAGGAAGCTAGTCTTGTTGGCattctagtatatatatatatgttgttgaaGCAGGGCATGGATGGATTCTAACTGGTTAGCTTGTCCCACCAGTCGACAACCCACTTCTTTGGTCGATGATGAGGTCCGTGTAGGAGCAAGAAGAGGCCGGCTGAGCCGACAAGGCCACAAGTAGTCACCCCCACAAACTTGTAGAAAGTATTGCGTCTTTCGGTGCGTCGGCAGAAACGCCTACGGTACAACAACACAATACATGAGATGAGTTCTCAAAGACCAGGCCAGACCAGACCAGACCAGAATACCAGATATATGTAAATCTATCTAGAGACAAATCTAAAAGCAAACAATATATAGTATGAATATGTGTAAATCCAAATCGATAGTAAGTACTAGAAGGAtagtgcagcagcagcagtagagtagTTGTTACCAGGCTGGGTCGTATGGTCTAGGCTGGATTTGTGAAGAGAGGCGTTGTGACAGCAGCAAGTGCTCCCGTTTCATGCTGTGGGGAACGTTGTAGTTGCTATTGAGGTCAATGACCATGTCGAACAGCTGCTCCTTTGTCTTGCCGATTTGCGCCGCGCGGGTCGCCACCTCTCTCATCTCCTCCGG
Proteins encoded in this window:
- the LOC123183616 gene encoding uncharacterized protein gives rise to the protein MAMAMAAAMRVGGGALLRRAPVVEARQRLVHTTPEEMREVATRAAQIGKTKEQLFDMVIDLNSNYNVPHSMKREHLLLSQRLSSQIQPRPYDPAWRFCRRTERRNTFYKFVGVTTCGLVGSAGLFLLLHGPHHRPKKWVVDWWDKLTS